One stretch of Macrotis lagotis isolate mMagLag1 chromosome 7, bilby.v1.9.chrom.fasta, whole genome shotgun sequence DNA includes these proteins:
- the ABHD5 gene encoding 1-acylglycerol-3-phosphate O-acyltransferase ABHD5 isoform X2 gives MAEEEADSAETPERSGWLTAWLPTWCPTSLSLLKEAEEKILKCVPCPYKKESVKISNGNRIWTLKFSQDIVEKTPLLLLHGFGGGVGLWALNFGDLCENRPVYALDLLGFGRSSRPQFGSDAVEAEDQFVETIEEWRCTLGLDALILLGHNLGGFLAAAYSLKYPSRVKHLILVEPWGFPERPDNADQDRPIPVWIKALGAVLTPFNPLAGLRIAGPFGLSLVQRLRPDFKRKYASMFEDDTVTEYIYHCNVQTPSGETAFRNMTIPYGWAKRPMLLRIGKMDPDIPISVIYGARSCIDGNSGNTIQSLRPHSYVKTIAILGAGHYVYADQPEEFNQKVKEICDSVD, from the exons GTCAGGATGGCTGACGGCGTGGCTTCCCACGTGGTGTCCTACATCTTTGTCGCTACTGAAAGAAGCTGAGGAAAAGATCTTGAAGT gTGTACCCTGTCCATACaaaaaagaatctgttaaaatATCCAATGGAAATAGAATATGGACACTGAAATTTTCTCAGGATATTGTAGAAAAGACTCCGCTTCTCCTCCTCCATGGCTTTGGAGGTGGTGTTGGACTCTGGGCCCTCAACTTTGGAGACCTTTGTGAAAATAGACCTGTATATGCTTTGGACCTGCTGGGATTTGGGCGGAGTAGTAGACCCCAGTTTGGTAGTGATGCAGTAGAAGCTGAGGACCAGTTTGTGGAAACAATTGAAGAATGGAGATGTACTCTGGGTTTGGACGCATTGATCTTGCTTGGACACAATCTGGGTGGATTCTTGGCTGCTGCTTATTCACTGAAGTATCCATCAAG GGTAAAGCACCTTATCCTGGTGGAGCCCTGGGGTTTTCCGGAGAGACCTGATAATGCTGATCAAGATAGGCCCATTCCAGTGTGGATCAAAGCCTTGGGAGCTGTGTTGACTCCTTTCAACCCATTAGCTGGCCTCAGAATTGCAGGACCCTTTG GGTTAAGCCTTGTGCAGCGTTTAAGGCCGGATTTTAAGAGAAAGTATGCTTCGATGTTTGAAGATGATACAGTGACAGAATATATCTACCACTGTAATGTTCAGACACCCAG TGGTGAAACTGCTTTTAGAAATATGACTATTCCTTATGGATGGGCAAAAAGGCCAATGCTCCTACGAATTGGTAAGATGGACCCAGACATTCCAATTTCCGTAATTTATGGAGCCCGATCTTGCATAGACGGCAATTCTGGCAATACTATCCAGTCCTTACGACCACATTCGTATGTGAAGACCATA GCTATCCTTGGTGCGGGACATTATGTATACGCTGACCAACCAGAAGAATTCAATCAAAAAGTGAAGGAGATTTGTGATTCAGTGGACTGA
- the ABHD5 gene encoding 1-acylglycerol-3-phosphate O-acyltransferase ABHD5 isoform X1 encodes MMLPNWEEIEGLSGHRSGWLTAWLPTWCPTSLSLLKEAEEKILKCVPCPYKKESVKISNGNRIWTLKFSQDIVEKTPLLLLHGFGGGVGLWALNFGDLCENRPVYALDLLGFGRSSRPQFGSDAVEAEDQFVETIEEWRCTLGLDALILLGHNLGGFLAAAYSLKYPSRVKHLILVEPWGFPERPDNADQDRPIPVWIKALGAVLTPFNPLAGLRIAGPFGLSLVQRLRPDFKRKYASMFEDDTVTEYIYHCNVQTPSGETAFRNMTIPYGWAKRPMLLRIGKMDPDIPISVIYGARSCIDGNSGNTIQSLRPHSYVKTIAILGAGHYVYADQPEEFNQKVKEICDSVD; translated from the exons GTCAGGATGGCTGACGGCGTGGCTTCCCACGTGGTGTCCTACATCTTTGTCGCTACTGAAAGAAGCTGAGGAAAAGATCTTGAAGT gTGTACCCTGTCCATACaaaaaagaatctgttaaaatATCCAATGGAAATAGAATATGGACACTGAAATTTTCTCAGGATATTGTAGAAAAGACTCCGCTTCTCCTCCTCCATGGCTTTGGAGGTGGTGTTGGACTCTGGGCCCTCAACTTTGGAGACCTTTGTGAAAATAGACCTGTATATGCTTTGGACCTGCTGGGATTTGGGCGGAGTAGTAGACCCCAGTTTGGTAGTGATGCAGTAGAAGCTGAGGACCAGTTTGTGGAAACAATTGAAGAATGGAGATGTACTCTGGGTTTGGACGCATTGATCTTGCTTGGACACAATCTGGGTGGATTCTTGGCTGCTGCTTATTCACTGAAGTATCCATCAAG GGTAAAGCACCTTATCCTGGTGGAGCCCTGGGGTTTTCCGGAGAGACCTGATAATGCTGATCAAGATAGGCCCATTCCAGTGTGGATCAAAGCCTTGGGAGCTGTGTTGACTCCTTTCAACCCATTAGCTGGCCTCAGAATTGCAGGACCCTTTG GGTTAAGCCTTGTGCAGCGTTTAAGGCCGGATTTTAAGAGAAAGTATGCTTCGATGTTTGAAGATGATACAGTGACAGAATATATCTACCACTGTAATGTTCAGACACCCAG TGGTGAAACTGCTTTTAGAAATATGACTATTCCTTATGGATGGGCAAAAAGGCCAATGCTCCTACGAATTGGTAAGATGGACCCAGACATTCCAATTTCCGTAATTTATGGAGCCCGATCTTGCATAGACGGCAATTCTGGCAATACTATCCAGTCCTTACGACCACATTCGTATGTGAAGACCATA GCTATCCTTGGTGCGGGACATTATGTATACGCTGACCAACCAGAAGAATTCAATCAAAAAGTGAAGGAGATTTGTGATTCAGTGGACTGA
- the ABHD5 gene encoding 1-acylglycerol-3-phosphate O-acyltransferase ABHD5 isoform X3, whose product MAEEEADSAETPERSGWLTAWLPTWCPTSLSLLKEAEEKILKCVPCPYKKESVKISNGNRIWTLKFSQDIVEKTPLLLLHGFGGGVGLWALNFGDLCENRPVYALDLLGFGRSSRPQFGSDAVEAEDQFVETIEEWRCTLGLDALILLGHNLGGFLAAAYSLKYPSRVKHLILVEPWGFPERPDNADQDRPIPVWIKALGAVLTPFNPLAGLRIAGPFGLSLVQRLRPDFKRKYASMFEDDTVTEYIYHCNVQTPRLSLVRDIMYTLTNQKNSIKK is encoded by the exons GTCAGGATGGCTGACGGCGTGGCTTCCCACGTGGTGTCCTACATCTTTGTCGCTACTGAAAGAAGCTGAGGAAAAGATCTTGAAGT gTGTACCCTGTCCATACaaaaaagaatctgttaaaatATCCAATGGAAATAGAATATGGACACTGAAATTTTCTCAGGATATTGTAGAAAAGACTCCGCTTCTCCTCCTCCATGGCTTTGGAGGTGGTGTTGGACTCTGGGCCCTCAACTTTGGAGACCTTTGTGAAAATAGACCTGTATATGCTTTGGACCTGCTGGGATTTGGGCGGAGTAGTAGACCCCAGTTTGGTAGTGATGCAGTAGAAGCTGAGGACCAGTTTGTGGAAACAATTGAAGAATGGAGATGTACTCTGGGTTTGGACGCATTGATCTTGCTTGGACACAATCTGGGTGGATTCTTGGCTGCTGCTTATTCACTGAAGTATCCATCAAG GGTAAAGCACCTTATCCTGGTGGAGCCCTGGGGTTTTCCGGAGAGACCTGATAATGCTGATCAAGATAGGCCCATTCCAGTGTGGATCAAAGCCTTGGGAGCTGTGTTGACTCCTTTCAACCCATTAGCTGGCCTCAGAATTGCAGGACCCTTTG GGTTAAGCCTTGTGCAGCGTTTAAGGCCGGATTTTAAGAGAAAGTATGCTTCGATGTTTGAAGATGATACAGTGACAGAATATATCTACCACTGTAATGTTCAGACACCCAG GCTATCCTTGGTGCGGGACATTATGTATACGCTGACCAACCAGAAGAATTCAATCAAAAAGTGA